One Paracoccus aminophilus JCM 7686 genomic window carries:
- a CDS encoding recombinase family protein: protein MLIGYARVSKADGSQSLDLQRDALIASGVEEDQIYSDLASGKKDDRSGLEACLKALREGDVLIVWKLDRLGRSLHHLVKTVSMLSERGVGLKVLTGQGAQIDTTTAAGRLSFGIFAALAEFESELIRERTMAGLQAARARGRKGGRKFALTKAQVRMAQAAMASRDTSVSELCKELGVKPVTLYRYVDPNGNLRDYGKRVLSA, encoded by the coding sequence ATGCTGATCGGCTATGCGCGGGTTTCGAAAGCTGACGGCAGCCAGTCCCTCGACTTGCAACGAGATGCATTGATCGCGTCCGGCGTCGAGGAGGACCAGATCTACTCAGATCTGGCGTCCGGCAAGAAGGATGACCGATCCGGTCTGGAGGCCTGCCTCAAAGCATTGCGTGAGGGGGATGTGCTGATCGTGTGGAAGCTCGACCGCTTGGGGCGCAGCCTCCACCACCTTGTCAAAACCGTCAGCATGCTGTCCGAGCGTGGCGTTGGCCTCAAAGTTCTCACCGGGCAAGGGGCGCAGATTGACACAACGACTGCGGCTGGAAGGCTTTCATTCGGCATCTTTGCTGCGCTTGCCGAATTTGAAAGCGAGTTGATCCGCGAACGCACGATGGCGGGGCTCCAAGCCGCCCGCGCGCGCGGCCGAAAGGGAGGAAGAAAGTTTGCGCTGACGAAAGCGCAGGTCCGCATGGCTCAGGCCGCAATGGCTAGCCGCGACACATCGGTTTCAGAACTCTGTAAGGAATTGGGGGTCAAACCGGTCACACTCTACCGATATGTCGACCCGAACGGCAATCTACGCGATTACGGGAAACGGGTTCTCAGCGCTTAG
- a CDS encoding sodium/glutamate symporter, with amino-acid sequence MSFFSVHPFLSFNLAVVLLIAGKILTLNLDLLRRYSIPEPVAGGFLCIAVTGTLWAVFDLRGV; translated from the coding sequence GTGTCCTTCTTTTCGGTACATCCCTTCCTATCTTTCAATCTCGCCGTGGTCCTGCTGATCGCAGGCAAGATCCTGACGCTGAACCTTGACCTCCTGCGCCGCTATTCGATCCCGGAGCCAGTGGCGGGCGGTTTTCTCTGCATCGCGGTGACGGGGACCCTCTGGGCAGTGTTCGATCTGAGGGGGGTCTGA
- the fabI gene encoding enoyl-ACP reductase FabI: protein MIDLTGKRGLVVGVANEVSIAAGCARAFRAAGAELALTCLNEKARPWVAPVAEEVGADLLLSCDVREPGQLEAVFDRITAEWGRLDFLLHAIAFAPKEDLQTSVVNASAEGFATAMDVSCHSFLRMARLARPLMRAGGALITVSFYGADRVVENYNLMGPVKAALEASVRYTAADLAGEGIRAYSLSTGPVKTRAASGIGRFDALMDEVRARTPSGKLVSIEEIGALAAFLATEAASPMSGSVIYADNGFHTTA from the coding sequence ATGATTGATCTGACGGGCAAACGCGGCCTCGTGGTCGGTGTGGCGAATGAGGTGAGCATTGCCGCCGGCTGCGCCCGGGCTTTTCGCGCGGCAGGGGCAGAGCTGGCGCTGACCTGTCTGAATGAAAAAGCGCGGCCCTGGGTGGCGCCGGTGGCCGAAGAGGTGGGCGCAGACTTGCTGCTCTCTTGCGATGTGCGCGAGCCGGGCCAGCTGGAAGCGGTGTTTGACCGTATCACCGCCGAATGGGGGCGGCTCGACTTTCTTCTGCATGCCATTGCCTTCGCGCCAAAAGAGGACCTGCAGACCAGCGTGGTCAATGCTTCGGCCGAGGGATTTGCGACGGCGATGGATGTCTCCTGCCATTCCTTCCTGCGCATGGCGCGGCTGGCGCGGCCTTTGATGCGGGCGGGTGGTGCGCTGATCACCGTCAGCTTTTACGGCGCGGATCGGGTGGTGGAGAATTACAACCTCATGGGTCCGGTCAAGGCCGCGCTGGAGGCCTCGGTCCGCTATACCGCCGCCGATCTGGCAGGTGAGGGGATCCGGGCTTATTCGCTTTCCACCGGTCCGGTCAAAACCCGCGCCGCCTCGGGGATCGGGCGGTTCGATGCGCTGATGGATGAGGTTCGCGCTCGCACGCCTTCCGGCAAACTGGTGAGCATTGAAGAGATCGGCGCGCTGGCGGCCTTTCTGGCCACCGAGGCCGCGAGCCCGATGAGCGGATCGGTGATCTATGCCGATAATGGATTTCACACCACCGCCTGA
- a CDS encoding acetate/propionate family kinase gives MTRDLILTFNAGSSTIKLGFYALEIAGPRPLASGVIDFRDEPFAIRLKRDGETLTGPITADPGDLTAVLNQAFAWLAEQFDLSRLAVIGHRVVHGGDVFKGPARITDQVIAQIDALARLAPLHQPQSLALIRVMRALYPDVPQTASFDTAFHATNPPLMRRFAIPRALYDRGIKRYGFHGLSYHYIAGQLGDLGPEAKVVAAHLGSGASLCAIHAGISIDSSMGFSTLDGIPMATRSGALDPGVILHLMGEMGQSLKQVESMLYRESGLLGVSGFEADSRELMASPRPEAAEAIDLFCLRIAGEVARLAASMGGIDAIVFTAGIGEHQPDIRARVAARLAWVGADLDPKANAAGLRRISKATSRVKLLVIPTDEESIIAREAASEGTET, from the coding sequence ATGACCCGCGATCTGATCCTGACCTTCAATGCCGGGTCTTCGACCATCAAACTGGGCTTTTACGCGCTGGAGATCGCCGGGCCGCGCCCGCTGGCCTCGGGCGTGATCGACTTCCGCGATGAGCCTTTTGCGATCCGCCTGAAACGGGATGGTGAGACCCTGACTGGCCCGATCACCGCTGATCCCGGCGACCTGACGGCGGTGCTGAACCAGGCCTTCGCCTGGCTGGCAGAGCAGTTCGATCTGTCGCGGCTCGCCGTCATCGGGCACCGCGTGGTGCATGGTGGCGATGTCTTCAAAGGCCCGGCGCGGATCACCGATCAGGTGATCGCGCAGATCGACGCGCTGGCGAGGCTGGCGCCGCTGCATCAGCCGCAAAGCCTCGCGCTGATCCGGGTAATGCGGGCGCTTTACCCGGACGTGCCGCAGACGGCCTCGTTCGATACGGCCTTTCACGCGACCAACCCGCCCCTGATGCGCCGCTTTGCGATCCCGCGCGCGCTTTATGACCGGGGGATCAAGCGCTACGGCTTTCACGGGCTGTCCTACCACTATATCGCCGGACAGCTGGGCGATCTGGGGCCTGAGGCGAAGGTCGTTGCCGCGCATTTGGGCAGCGGCGCCAGTCTTTGCGCCATTCATGCCGGCATCAGCATCGACAGCTCAATGGGGTTCTCGACGCTCGACGGCATCCCGATGGCGACACGTTCCGGCGCACTTGACCCCGGCGTGATCCTGCATCTGATGGGCGAAATGGGGCAAAGCCTGAAACAGGTCGAGTCCATGCTTTACCGTGAAAGCGGCCTTCTTGGCGTGTCGGGGTTCGAGGCTGACAGCCGTGAGCTGATGGCCAGTCCGCGCCCCGAGGCTGCGGAGGCAATCGACCTCTTTTGCCTGCGCATCGCGGGCGAGGTGGCGCGGCTGGCCGCCAGCATGGGCGGCATCGATGCCATCGTCTTCACCGCAGGGATCGGTGAACACCAGCCCGACATCCGCGCCCGCGTGGCCGCGCGTCTGGCATGGGTGGGGGCCGATCTTGACCCAAAGGCCAATGCGGCGGGTCTGCGTCGGATCAGCAAGGCAACCAGCCGCGTGAAACTCCTCGTCATTCCGACCGATGAGGAAAGCATCATCGCCCGCGAAGCAGCAAGCGAGGGAACAGAGACATGA
- a CDS encoding bifunctional enoyl-CoA hydratase/phosphate acetyltransferase, with the protein MSHNLTNHLFHQMKIGDRASLSRHVGPEDIALFAAVSGDANPAHLDPGFAAHGPFGHVVIHGMWTAALISGVLGTRLPGPGTIYLDQQIRFLKPVAPGDTVTAEVEVVELIEGKNRVRLATTARNQRGEVVLSGEALVLAPVEQLTWVPGHLPEAVILPKGRWQGFIEEARALPPVRAAVVHPCSKSAILGAVEMRDEGLLDPVLIGPGAKIHAAAVEAGVSLDGFRIEETEHSHAAATRAVELAASGEVQVLVKGSLHSDELLAAVVSKTGGLRTERRISHVYAMDVPAYGKPVIVTDAAINIAPTLEQKRDICQNAVDLMRLLGRDQPKVAVLAAVETVNPMMPATLDAAALTVMAARGQITGALVDGPLAFDNAISPEAAATKGIVSQVAGEADILLVPDLEAGNMLAKQLIYFAGATAAGLVLGARVPIVLTSRADPLSARIASAALAKLVAIRKAEANA; encoded by the coding sequence ATGAGCCATAACCTCACCAACCATCTGTTCCACCAGATGAAGATCGGCGACCGTGCCAGCCTCAGTCGCCATGTCGGCCCCGAGGATATCGCGCTGTTCGCAGCCGTTTCGGGTGATGCGAACCCCGCCCATCTCGATCCCGGCTTCGCCGCGCATGGGCCTTTTGGTCATGTGGTAATCCACGGCATGTGGACGGCTGCGCTGATCTCGGGGGTGCTTGGCACCCGCCTGCCCGGGCCGGGGACGATCTATCTCGACCAGCAGATCCGCTTTCTGAAACCGGTCGCGCCTGGCGATACTGTCACCGCCGAGGTCGAGGTGGTCGAACTGATCGAGGGTAAGAACCGTGTCCGCCTTGCGACCACCGCCCGCAATCAGCGTGGCGAGGTGGTGCTTTCGGGCGAAGCGCTGGTGCTGGCGCCGGTTGAGCAACTGACCTGGGTGCCCGGGCACCTTCCCGAGGCGGTCATCTTGCCGAAAGGACGCTGGCAGGGCTTTATCGAAGAGGCCCGGGCCCTGCCGCCGGTGCGGGCGGCGGTGGTGCATCCCTGTTCGAAATCCGCGATCCTGGGCGCGGTCGAGATGAGGGATGAGGGGCTGCTGGATCCGGTTCTTATCGGTCCCGGCGCAAAGATCCACGCAGCCGCAGTGGAGGCCGGGGTCTCGCTCGATGGCTTCCGGATCGAGGAGACGGAGCACAGCCATGCGGCGGCGACGCGGGCGGTGGAACTCGCGGCGAGCGGTGAGGTGCAGGTGCTTGTGAAGGGCAGCCTGCATTCCGATGAGTTGCTGGCGGCGGTGGTCTCGAAGACCGGGGGCCTGCGCACTGAACGCCGTATCAGCCATGTCTACGCTATGGATGTGCCCGCCTATGGCAAGCCGGTGATCGTGACAGATGCCGCGATCAATATCGCGCCGACCCTGGAGCAGAAGCGCGACATCTGCCAGAATGCGGTCGATCTGATGCGGCTTCTGGGGCGCGATCAGCCGAAGGTCGCGGTGTTGGCGGCGGTCGAGACCGTCAACCCGATGATGCCCGCGACACTGGACGCGGCCGCGCTGACGGTGATGGCCGCACGCGGCCAGATCACCGGCGCGCTTGTCGACGGGCCGCTGGCCTTTGACAATGCGATCAGCCCGGAGGCGGCGGCGACCAAGGGCATTGTCTCGCAGGTGGCAGGAGAGGCCGATATCCTGCTGGTGCCGGATCTTGAGGCCGGGAATATGCTGGCAAAACAGCTGATCTATTTCGCAGGGGCGACGGCGGCGGGGCTGGTGCTGGGCGCGCGGGTGCCGATCGTGCTGACCAGCCGCGCCGATCCTTTGTCGGCCCGTATCGCCTCGGCCGCGCTGGCGAAACTGGTCGCGATCCGCAAGGCGGAGGCGAATGCATGA
- a CDS encoding PHA/PHB synthase family protein: MALPPKSDRQDTSSEEALGIEAFQAFDRIREALSGQLTGGISPGSLMMAYADWAFHLAQAPGKQAELGVKAGRKWQRLLAHLMSSAMDPGAAPVIMPLPGDRRFADEAWAKPPFSWMSQAFLLQQQWLHNVTHEVPGVTKHHEDVVSFAAKQMLDMFSPSNNPFTNPEVLARTWATGGMNLVKGWQNWLEDTTRQISHAPPEGADAFTPGRDVAVTPGKVIFRNHLIELIQYTPVTETVHPEPVLIVPAWIMKYYILDLSPENSLIRWLVAQGHTVFAISWRNPGAEDRDLTLEDYRQQGVMAALDEITRLVPDQKIHATGYCLGGTLLSIAAAEMAGQGDARLASLTLLAAQVDFTEPGELALFIDPSQLHFLESIMWNRGYLSADQMAGAFQLLRSNDLVWSRMVRDYMMGERAEMTDLMAWNADSTRMPYRMHAEYLRRLYLENELSSGRFTAGGQPVLLQNIRVPVFAVGTERDHVAPWKSVYKIHQFTDCEVTFALTSGGHNAGIVSPPGHPRRSFRLATRAHGDALLPPEVWSDANTPTEGSWWTPWQAWLAAHSSAPAAPPATGKALADAPGTYVFQR; encoded by the coding sequence ATGGCACTTCCCCCGAAATCAGACCGCCAGGACACTTCGTCGGAGGAAGCTCTCGGCATCGAGGCCTTCCAGGCCTTTGACCGTATCCGCGAGGCGCTTTCGGGCCAGCTTACGGGGGGCATTTCGCCCGGTTCACTGATGATGGCTTATGCCGACTGGGCCTTTCATCTGGCCCAGGCACCCGGCAAGCAGGCGGAACTTGGCGTCAAGGCGGGGCGTAAATGGCAGCGCCTGCTGGCGCATCTGATGTCTTCCGCGATGGATCCCGGGGCCGCGCCGGTGATCATGCCATTGCCAGGCGACCGCCGTTTCGCAGATGAGGCCTGGGCGAAACCGCCTTTCAGCTGGATGTCGCAGGCGTTTTTGCTGCAACAGCAATGGCTGCATAACGTCACCCATGAGGTGCCTGGCGTCACGAAGCACCACGAGGATGTGGTGTCCTTTGCTGCGAAGCAGATGCTCGATATGTTTTCGCCCTCGAACAATCCTTTCACCAATCCCGAGGTGCTGGCGCGGACCTGGGCCACGGGTGGCATGAACCTTGTGAAGGGCTGGCAGAATTGGCTGGAAGACACGACCCGCCAGATCTCGCACGCGCCGCCCGAGGGGGCCGATGCCTTCACGCCGGGCCGCGATGTGGCGGTAACGCCGGGCAAGGTGATCTTCCGCAATCATCTGATCGAACTGATCCAATACACGCCCGTGACCGAAACCGTGCATCCCGAGCCGGTGCTGATTGTGCCGGCCTGGATCATGAAATATTATATCCTCGACCTCAGCCCGGAAAACTCGCTGATCCGCTGGCTGGTGGCGCAGGGCCATACGGTTTTCGCGATTTCCTGGCGCAATCCGGGCGCAGAGGACCGCGATCTGACGCTGGAGGATTACCGGCAACAAGGCGTGATGGCGGCGCTTGATGAGATCACCCGCCTGGTGCCCGATCAGAAAATCCATGCCACCGGCTATTGTCTGGGCGGCACCTTGCTGTCGATTGCGGCGGCCGAGATGGCGGGGCAGGGGGACGCGCGCCTCGCTTCGCTGACGCTGCTCGCCGCGCAGGTCGATTTCACCGAACCGGGCGAGCTGGCGCTGTTCATCGACCCGAGCCAGCTGCATTTCCTTGAAAGCATAATGTGGAACCGCGGCTATCTTTCCGCCGATCAGATGGCCGGGGCGTTTCAGTTGTTGCGCTCGAATGATCTCGTCTGGTCCAGGATGGTGCGCGATTACATGATGGGCGAGCGGGCGGAGATGACTGATCTCATGGCCTGGAATGCCGACAGCACCCGGATGCCTTACCGCATGCATGCCGAATATCTGCGCAGGCTTTATCTGGAAAACGAGCTTTCCTCGGGCCGCTTCACCGCCGGGGGTCAGCCGGTTCTGTTGCAAAACATCCGGGTGCCGGTCTTTGCGGTCGGGACCGAGCGCGATCACGTCGCGCCCTGGAAATCGGTCTATAAGATCCACCAGTTCACCGATTGCGAGGTGACTTTCGCGCTGACTTCGGGCGGGCATAATGCGGGGATCGTGTCTCCTCCCGGCCATCCGCGCCGAAGCTTCCGGCTGGCGACCCGCGCCCATGGCGATGCGCTTTTGCCGCCCGAGGTCTGGAGCGACGCCAATACTCCCACCGAGGGGTCCTGGTGGACCCCCTGGCAGGCCTGGCTTGCCGCACATTCCTCCGCGCCCGCAGCGCCGCCCGCCACGGGTAAGGCGCTGGCTGATGCGCCCGGCACGTATGTTTTTCAAAGGTGA
- a CDS encoding alpha/beta hydrolase, which produces MLPRILLIVTLALAGCNSRPGPEVLTPDTSQPPAGARIVRVLAVTTRAPEAQTPGSYGATRAASPGWLSYEVSVPPGHQPGQIEWPDRSSSAARNFVVRSQTPLSREGFAKRLPREGVGLYIHGFNTRFHEALFRTAQLSVDAHMEEEPILFTWPSAGNAGAYLADRDASDFSRAALADLLRLLTKDRSVSKPVPVLAHSMGARLTMETLVQLRLAGRGDVLDRIELILAAPDIDIDLFRAQMASVGKMRHPITVLVASDDPALKISSRLAARRMRLGLADVHDPAIQRLAVESGIRIIDITEVETRDPAHSRYVGLISGEAGTAADVTLFGEIRQAGAFVFNQFGGALNSIGGALAE; this is translated from the coding sequence ATGCTACCCCGGATACTCCTGATCGTGACTTTGGCGCTTGCGGGCTGCAATTCCCGTCCGGGGCCCGAGGTTCTGACCCCTGACACTTCACAGCCTCCTGCGGGGGCCCGCATCGTCAGGGTTCTTGCCGTGACAACCCGCGCGCCCGAGGCGCAGACGCCCGGCAGCTATGGCGCCACCCGCGCCGCCAGCCCGGGCTGGCTGTCCTATGAAGTCTCGGTGCCGCCGGGGCATCAGCCGGGGCAGATCGAATGGCCGGATCGCAGCAGCAGCGCCGCCCGGAATTTTGTGGTGCGCAGCCAGACACCGCTCAGCCGCGAGGGTTTCGCAAAGCGCCTGCCGCGCGAAGGGGTTGGGCTTTATATCCACGGCTTCAACACCCGCTTTCACGAGGCCTTGTTCCGCACTGCGCAGCTTTCGGTCGATGCACATATGGAAGAGGAACCGATCCTCTTCACCTGGCCCTCGGCGGGCAATGCGGGCGCCTACCTGGCTGATCGTGATGCGTCTGATTTCTCGCGCGCGGCGCTGGCCGATCTGCTGCGGCTTCTGACAAAGGACCGGTCAGTGTCAAAACCGGTGCCGGTGCTGGCCCATAGCATGGGCGCGCGGCTGACGATGGAGACACTGGTGCAGCTGCGCCTTGCCGGGCGGGGCGATGTGCTGGATCGGATCGAGCTGATCCTCGCCGCGCCGGATATCGATATCGACCTGTTCCGTGCTCAGATGGCGAGCGTTGGAAAGATGCGGCATCCGATCACGGTTCTGGTCGCATCGGATGATCCGGCGCTGAAGATCTCCTCCCGGCTGGCGGCACGGCGGATGCGGCTTGGCCTTGCCGATGTGCATGATCCGGCGATCCAGCGCCTCGCCGTAGAGAGCGGCATTCGCATTATCGATATCACCGAAGTCGAGACCCGTGATCCCGCCCATAGCCGCTATGTTGGCCTGATTTCCGGCGAGGCCGGAACCGCAGCCGATGTGACGTTATTCGGCGAAATCAGACAGGCCGGGGCCTTCGTCTTCAATCAGTTCGGCGGCGCGCTCAATAGTATAGGGGGAGCACTGGCCGAGTGA
- a CDS encoding ABC transporter permease, with product MNLRNTFNLGVKELRGLWRDPVMLVLIVYSFSLSVWTSSNAAPEALTNAAISIVDEDQSHLSSRITSAFYPPYFVEPQMITTAGMDQRMDQGLDTFALNIPPDFARDVLAGKSPAIQLNIDATRMSQAFTGGGYIQQIVSSEVSEYVAGYRAATALPVDLALRARYNPSLDPKWFGAISSVIQSITMLSLVLTGAALIREKEHGTVEHLLVMPVTATEIMFSKIWSMGLVVLLGSAFSLVMVVQGLMAMPVQGSVLLFLAGAVLMVFAMTGLGIFLATVAGSMPQFALLLMMALLPLQVLSGAMTPRESMPEIIQTIMLAAPNTHFIILSQGILFRGAGLDVVWPQFLALAAIGVVLFRLALIRFRKFLR from the coding sequence ATGAACCTGCGCAACACCTTCAATCTGGGCGTCAAGGAATTGCGCGGGCTCTGGCGCGATCCGGTGATGCTGGTGCTGATCGTCTATTCCTTCTCGCTTTCGGTCTGGACCTCGTCAAATGCCGCGCCCGAGGCGCTGACCAATGCCGCGATCTCGATCGTGGATGAGGACCAGTCGCATCTCTCCTCGCGCATCACCTCGGCCTTTTACCCGCCTTATTTTGTCGAACCGCAGATGATCACCACGGCCGGGATGGATCAGCGGATGGATCAGGGCCTCGACACTTTCGCGCTGAACATCCCGCCGGATTTCGCGCGTGATGTGCTGGCGGGGAAAAGCCCGGCGATCCAGCTGAATATCGATGCGACACGGATGAGCCAGGCCTTTACCGGCGGCGGCTATATCCAGCAGATCGTGTCGTCAGAGGTCTCGGAATATGTCGCAGGCTACCGGGCCGCGACCGCGCTGCCGGTCGATCTGGCGCTGCGCGCGCGCTATAACCCTTCGCTTGATCCGAAATGGTTCGGGGCGATTTCCAGCGTGATCCAGTCGATCACCATGCTGTCTTTGGTGCTGACCGGGGCGGCGCTGATCCGCGAGAAGGAACATGGCACGGTTGAGCATCTGCTGGTCATGCCCGTCACCGCGACCGAGATCATGTTCTCGAAGATCTGGTCGATGGGGCTGGTGGTGCTGCTGGGCTCCGCCTTTTCGCTGGTCATGGTGGTGCAGGGGCTGATGGCGATGCCGGTACAGGGCTCCGTCCTGCTGTTTCTTGCGGGCGCGGTGCTGATGGTCTTCGCCATGACCGGCCTTGGTATTTTCCTTGCGACCGTTGCGGGGTCGATGCCGCAATTCGCGCTTCTTCTCATGATGGCACTTTTGCCGCTGCAGGTGCTGTCGGGCGCGATGACGCCAAGGGAATCCATGCCCGAGATCATCCAGACCATCATGCTCGCAGCTCCGAACACGCATTTCATCATCCTCTCGCAAGGGATCCTGTTTCGTGGTGCGGGGCTGGATGTGGTCTGGCCGCAGTTCCTTGCACTGGCGGCGATCGGCGTGGTGCTCTTCCGGCTGGCGCTGATCCGGTTCCGTAAATTCCTGAGGTGA